A window of Pantoea agglomerans contains these coding sequences:
- the fliG gene encoding flagellar motor switch protein FliG — MSLTGTEKSAILMMTIGEERAAEVFKHLNQREVQHLSAAMANMRQVSHKQLTEILREFETDAEQFAALSLNSNDYLRSVLTKALGEERAASLLEDILESRETTSGMETLNFMEPQAAADLIRDEHPQIIATILVHLKRGQAADILALFDERLRHDVMLRIATFGGVQPAALAELTEVLNGLLDGTNLKRAKMGGVRTAAEIINLMKTQQEEAVIEAVRDFDGELAQKIIDEMFLFENLVEVDDRSIQRLLQEVESEQLLVALKGAEQPLREKFLKNMSARAADILRDDLANRGPVRMSAVENEQKAILLIVRRLAESGEMVIGGGEETYV, encoded by the coding sequence ATGAGTCTGACCGGTACTGAAAAAAGCGCCATCCTGATGATGACCATCGGCGAAGAGCGCGCCGCAGAGGTGTTCAAGCACCTTAACCAGCGTGAGGTGCAGCATCTCAGCGCCGCGATGGCGAATATGCGCCAGGTGTCGCACAAGCAGCTCACTGAAATCCTGCGTGAGTTCGAGACCGACGCCGAGCAGTTCGCGGCGCTCAGCCTCAACTCCAACGACTATCTGCGTTCGGTGCTGACCAAGGCGCTGGGCGAAGAGCGCGCTGCCAGCCTGCTGGAGGATATTCTCGAATCACGCGAGACCACCAGCGGCATGGAAACGCTCAACTTTATGGAGCCGCAGGCCGCCGCCGACCTTATTCGCGACGAGCATCCGCAGATCATCGCCACCATCCTGGTACACCTCAAGCGCGGTCAGGCGGCGGATATCCTGGCGCTGTTCGACGAACGCCTGCGTCACGATGTGATGCTGCGTATCGCCACCTTCGGCGGCGTGCAGCCGGCGGCGCTGGCGGAGCTGACCGAAGTGCTCAACGGCCTGCTGGACGGCACCAACCTCAAGCGCGCGAAGATGGGCGGCGTGAGAACCGCAGCCGAGATCATCAACCTGATGAAAACGCAGCAGGAAGAGGCGGTTATCGAAGCGGTTCGCGACTTCGACGGCGAACTGGCGCAGAAGATTATCGACGAGATGTTCCTGTTCGAGAACCTGGTGGAAGTGGACGATCGCAGCATCCAGCGCCTGCTGCAGGAAGTGGAGTCCGAGCAGTTGCTGGTGGCACTGAAAGGGGCCGAGCAGCCGCTGCGCGAGAAGTTCCTCAAGAACATGTCGGCGCGTGCCGCCGATATCCTGCGCGACGATCTCGCCAACCGTGGCCCGGTGCGTATGTCTGCGGTGGAGAACGAACAGAAAGCTATCCTGCTTATCGTCCGTCGTCTGGCGGAATCGGGCGAGATGGTGATTGGCGGCGGCGAGGAAACCTATGTCTGA
- a CDS encoding flagellar hook-length control protein FliK, with protein MITLPKIVTAASAKGDLNSSDSAEVLHSVKSLPQDFLTELGNRLLTLAQQQGNVAQSAESAEESQDAPVQKGQLDALLTAFDKPDSLNALLTPENIKAATKSADDKDKASAETLTSSEAQSIQALFAMLPASPVAQSDVSAASADAPAAESRRGAIAGSALSALSQALNGSLTQSASSATSAPTHGEAKAGPTLQNTPSGASAGTTASATATAPLTLDASFQQALSSLSRQDEKSAPLTQTDSTTLTSAPVSSSAAPLMTQTASATTSTPSTPMLNAQLGSDEWQQALSQQIVMFSRNGQQNAELRLHPADLGAIQISLKLDNDQAQINMASSHSHVRAALEAALPQLRTALAESGINLGQSQVSSDSFAQSQGFQQQQQQETRRDGQHGTFSLSQDDDSEITPIAVPAALQARILGTGAVDTFA; from the coding sequence ATGATTACGCTGCCAAAAATTGTCACCGCCGCCAGCGCGAAAGGCGACCTGAACAGTTCAGATTCCGCAGAGGTTTTGCACAGCGTCAAATCGCTGCCGCAGGACTTTCTGACCGAGCTGGGCAACCGCCTGCTGACGCTGGCGCAACAGCAGGGAAACGTGGCGCAATCCGCTGAAAGTGCTGAAGAAAGCCAGGACGCGCCCGTGCAGAAGGGTCAGCTTGACGCCCTGCTGACCGCCTTTGACAAACCCGACAGCCTGAATGCGCTGCTGACGCCGGAAAATATTAAAGCCGCCACCAAATCCGCCGATGATAAGGATAAGGCGAGCGCAGAAACCTTAACCAGCAGCGAAGCGCAGAGCATACAGGCGCTGTTCGCCATGCTGCCAGCCTCGCCGGTTGCGCAGAGCGACGTTTCTGCCGCTTCCGCCGACGCCCCGGCCGCCGAGTCGCGCCGCGGCGCGATCGCCGGCAGCGCGCTCTCTGCGCTGAGCCAGGCGCTGAACGGTTCGCTGACGCAAAGTGCGTCATCAGCCACCAGCGCGCCGACGCACGGCGAGGCGAAAGCGGGCCCGACGCTGCAGAACACCCCGTCCGGCGCCTCAGCAGGCACCACGGCGAGCGCTACTGCCACCGCGCCGCTGACGCTGGACGCCAGCTTTCAGCAGGCGCTGAGCAGCCTCAGCCGCCAGGATGAGAAAAGCGCGCCGCTGACGCAGACAGACAGCACCACGCTGACCAGCGCGCCGGTCAGCAGCAGCGCGGCACCGCTGATGACGCAGACCGCGTCGGCCACGACCAGCACCCCGTCGACGCCGATGCTCAACGCGCAGCTGGGCAGCGACGAATGGCAGCAGGCCCTGAGCCAGCAGATTGTGATGTTCAGCCGCAACGGCCAGCAAAACGCCGAGCTGCGGCTGCATCCGGCGGATCTGGGCGCCATCCAGATTAGCCTGAAGCTGGATAACGACCAGGCGCAGATCAATATGGCCTCCAGCCACAGCCACGTCAGGGCCGCGCTGGAAGCCGCCCTTCCCCAGCTGCGTACCGCGCTGGCGGAAAGCGGCATTAACCTGGGACAGAGTCAGGTAAGCAGTGACAGCTTCGCGCAGAGCCAGGGCTTCCAGCAGCAACAGCAGCAGGAGACGCGCCGCGACGGACAGCACGGCACCTTCTCTCTCTCCCAGGATGACGATAGCGAGATAACGCCGATCGCCGTTCCTGCCGCCCTTCAGGCGCGCATCCTCGGTACCGGCGCTGTCGATACTTTTGCCTGA
- the fliE gene encoding flagellar hook-basal body complex protein FliE, translated as MSIQAIDGVLQQLQLTSLQASNRSSEATQPVDFAATMKAALDKISETQNTARAQAQDFEMGKPGIALNDVMVDMQKSSISMQMGIQVRNKLVAAYTDIMNMQV; from the coding sequence ATGTCCATTCAGGCAATTGACGGCGTTTTACAGCAGCTTCAGCTGACGTCGCTGCAGGCCAGTAACAGAAGCAGCGAGGCGACGCAGCCGGTCGACTTCGCCGCCACCATGAAAGCGGCGCTGGATAAGATCAGCGAAACGCAGAACACCGCGCGCGCCCAGGCGCAGGATTTTGAAATGGGCAAGCCAGGCATCGCGCTGAACGATGTGATGGTGGATATGCAGAAGTCCTCTATCTCAATGCAGATGGGGATTCAGGTGAGGAATAAGCTGGTGGCGGCTTATACCGATATTATGAATATGCAGGTTTAG
- a CDS encoding IS1-like element IS1A family transposase (programmed frameshift) yields the protein MASVSISCPSCSATDGVVRNGKSTAGHQRYLCSHCRKTWQLQFTYTASQPGTHQKIIDMAMNGAGCRATARIMGVGLNTILRHFKKLRPQSVTSRIQPGSDVIVCAEMDEQWGYVGAKSRQRWLFYAYDRLRKTVVAHVFGERTMATLGRLMSLLSPFDVVIWMTDGWPLYESRLKGKLHVISKRYTQRIERHNLNLRQHLARLGRKSLSFSKSVELHDKVIGHYLNIKHYQ from the exons GTGGCTTCTGTTTCTATCAGCTGTCCCTCCTGTTCAGCTACAGACGGGGTGGTGCGTAACGGTAAAAGTACTGCCGGACATCAGCGCTATCTCTGCTCTCACTGCCGTAAAACATGGCAGTTACAGTTCACATACACAGCCTCTCAACCCGGTACGCACCAGAAAATCATTGATATGGCCATGAATGGCGCTGGATGCCGGGCAACCGCCCGCATTATGGGCGTTGGCCTCAACACAATTTTACGTCACT TTAAAAAACTCAGGCCGCAGTCGGTAACCTCGCGCATACAGCCGGGCAGTGACGTCATCGTCTGCGCGGAAATGGACGAACAGTGGGGCTACGTCGGGGCTAAATCGCGCCAGCGCTGGCTGTTTTACGCGTATGACAGGCTCCGGAAGACGGTTGTTGCGCACGTATTCGGTGAACGCACTATGGCGACGCTGGGTCGTCTTATGAGCCTGCTGTCACCCTTTGACGTGGTGATATGGATGACGGATGGCTGGCCGCTGTATGAATCCCGCCTGAAGGGAAAGCTGCACGTAATCAGCAAGCGATATACGCAGCGAATTGAGCGGCATAACCTGAATCTGAGGCAGCACCTGGCACGGCTGGGACGGAAGTCGCTGTCGTTCTCAAAATCGGTGGAGCTGCATGACAAAGTCATCGGGCATTATCTGAACATAAAACACTATCAATAA
- the zinT gene encoding metal-binding protein ZinT, with protein sequence MLSIKKSVIALSMVAFGGQALAHGHHSHGPALSQMEQKAAVGEFVNKDVKDRQLTDWDGVWESVYPLLEQGKLDPVFAKKAQKDGHKTVDEIKAYYRKGYATDINRLEIEDGVIAFYRGDSVASCRYSYAGHKILTYVSGKKGVRYLFECRDTNSKAPKYVQFSDHIIAPRKSSHFHIFTGDISQEALLKEMDNWPTYYPWQLTQQQVVDEMLHH encoded by the coding sequence ATGTTGTCGATAAAAAAAAGTGTTATCGCCTTGAGTATGGTGGCGTTCGGCGGACAGGCTCTGGCTCACGGCCACCATTCGCACGGTCCGGCGCTGTCGCAAATGGAGCAGAAAGCGGCTGTGGGCGAGTTTGTTAATAAAGATGTCAAAGATCGGCAGCTGACGGACTGGGATGGCGTATGGGAATCAGTTTACCCGCTGCTTGAGCAGGGAAAGCTGGATCCCGTCTTCGCGAAGAAGGCACAAAAGGATGGGCACAAAACGGTTGATGAGATCAAAGCGTACTATCGCAAAGGCTACGCCACAGATATTAACCGGCTGGAGATTGAAGACGGGGTTATCGCATTCTACCGCGGCGACAGCGTAGCATCCTGCCGCTACAGCTACGCCGGACATAAGATACTTACCTACGTCTCCGGGAAAAAAGGGGTTCGCTATCTTTTTGAGTGTCGTGATACAAACAGCAAAGCGCCTAAATATGTGCAGTTCAGCGATCATATTATTGCCCCGCGCAAATCGAGCCATTTCCATATTTTTACCGGCGATATCTCTCAGGAGGCGCTGCTGAAAGAGATGGATAACTGGCCAACCTATTATCCCTGGCAGCTAACGCAGCAGCAGGTGGTTGATGAAATGCTGCACCACTAA
- the fliH gene encoding flagellar assembly protein FliH, which yields MSDAFSARPWQLWQPEDLGRRDEPEPELQPEPEMFESEVDEQQQLYERMQQQARKESQAQGYNEGHQQGFAEGQKAGYDAGFQQGLADAQQQQAPLQARMQQLVTEFQHSLEALDSVIASRLMQLALEAARQVIGQATTVDGSALLRQIQQLLQQEPMFSGKPQLRVHPDDLQRIEQTLGPTLDLHGWRLLADSTLHPGGCKLSAEDGDLDASVATRWQELCRLAAPGEF from the coding sequence ATGTCTGATGCCTTTTCCGCCCGTCCGTGGCAGCTCTGGCAGCCTGAGGATTTAGGCCGCCGCGATGAGCCGGAGCCAGAGCTTCAGCCAGAGCCGGAGATGTTCGAATCGGAAGTCGACGAACAGCAGCAGCTCTATGAGCGCATGCAGCAGCAGGCGCGCAAAGAGTCGCAGGCGCAGGGCTATAACGAAGGCCATCAGCAGGGCTTCGCCGAAGGTCAGAAAGCGGGCTACGACGCCGGTTTCCAGCAGGGTCTGGCCGACGCGCAGCAGCAGCAGGCGCCGCTTCAGGCGCGTATGCAGCAGCTGGTGACCGAGTTTCAGCACTCGCTGGAGGCGCTCGACAGCGTGATCGCCTCGCGCCTGATGCAGCTGGCGCTGGAAGCCGCGCGTCAGGTCATCGGCCAGGCGACCACGGTCGACGGCAGCGCCCTGCTGCGTCAAATTCAGCAGCTGCTGCAGCAGGAGCCGATGTTCAGCGGCAAACCGCAGCTGCGCGTTCATCCTGACGATCTGCAGCGTATCGAGCAGACGCTCGGGCCGACCCTCGATCTGCACGGCTGGCGTCTGCTGGCCGACAGCACGCTGCACCCCGGCGGCTGCAAGTTAAGCGCCGAAGATGGCGATCTCGACGCCAGCGTGGCGACGCGCTGGCAAGAGCTGTGCCGTCTCGCCGCGCCAGGAGAGTTTTAA
- a CDS encoding glycosyltransferase family 2 protein: MKISLVVPVFNEKDAIPIFYQAVRRELTNIDVEILFINDGSKDESEAIINELASNDNLVKIISFTRNFGKEPALFAGLEYATGDAVIPIDVDLQDPISVIPQLIERWQDGADVVLAKRIDRSTDGHLKRKTAEWFYQLHNLISSPKIEENVGDFRLMSRETVEHIKLLPERNLFMKGILSWVGGRVDIVEYIRAERVAGTSKFNGWKLWNLALEGITSFSTFPLRMWTYIGLFVAGCAFLYGTYMVVDTLIFGNPVKGYTSIMVSMLFLGGVKLIGIGVLGEYIGRIYIETKRRPKFIIKNNGHIYHGNKK, from the coding sequence ATGAAGATAAGTCTAGTCGTCCCGGTATTCAATGAGAAGGATGCGATACCAATATTTTATCAGGCAGTCCGTCGTGAGCTAACCAATATAGATGTTGAAATATTGTTTATCAATGACGGAAGTAAAGATGAATCAGAAGCAATCATCAATGAATTAGCTTCAAATGATAATTTAGTAAAGATTATTTCTTTTACGCGTAACTTCGGTAAAGAACCGGCCTTATTTGCTGGTCTTGAGTATGCAACTGGTGATGCAGTAATACCCATTGATGTCGATCTTCAAGATCCAATATCTGTAATTCCTCAACTTATTGAACGCTGGCAAGACGGGGCTGACGTAGTTTTAGCCAAAAGAATTGATCGCAGCACTGATGGTCATCTTAAAAGAAAAACTGCGGAATGGTTCTATCAACTTCATAATTTGATTAGCTCGCCTAAAATTGAAGAAAATGTTGGTGACTTTAGACTTATGTCTAGAGAAACCGTCGAACACATTAAATTACTGCCAGAAAGAAACCTTTTTATGAAAGGGATCTTATCATGGGTTGGGGGCAGAGTGGATATTGTAGAATATATTAGAGCCGAGCGTGTCGCTGGGACATCCAAATTCAATGGTTGGAAGTTATGGAACTTGGCTTTGGAAGGTATTACTTCCTTTTCAACCTTTCCATTGCGAATGTGGACATATATTGGGCTTTTTGTAGCCGGCTGCGCATTTTTATATGGCACGTACATGGTAGTTGATACGCTCATATTTGGTAATCCTGTAAAGGGGTATACTTCGATTATGGTATCGATGCTATTTTTAGGCGGGGTTAAGTTAATTGGGATAGGTGTGCTTGGTGAATATATTGGCAGAATATATATAGAAACAAAAAGAAGGCCTAAGTTCATTATTAAAAATAACGGGCACATTTATCATGGAAATAAAAAATAA
- the fliF gene encoding flagellar basal-body MS-ring/collar protein FliF, producing MNASAAATQDSAKKGFSDLVARLRANPRIPLIVAAAAAIAIVMALVLWAKAPDYRVLYNNLSDEDGGAIVTQLTQMNIPYRFADNGGALMVPAEKVHELRLRLAQQGLPKGGSVGFELLDQEKFGISQFSEQVNYQRALEGELARTIETLGPVKTARVHLAMPKPTLFVREQKSPSASVTLNLQPGRALDEGQIQAIVHMVSSSVAGLPPGNVTVVDQSGRLLTRSDSEGRDLNDAQLKYTAEVEARYQQRIEAILNPILGQGNVHAQVTAQINFDKSEQTDEKYQPNGNPNSTAIRSRQTSTSDQSGSPYPGGVPGALSNQPAPANTAPVNAPNGQNGQNAQNGQQNNANSSTTSTANSSVPTNSRRDDTVNYELDRTIRHTKMNVGDVQRLSVAVVVNYRADDKGKAIALNEQQLKQVEALTREAMGYSQPRGDSVNVVNSEFTAADPTSGDLPFWQQQAFFDQMMNVGKWLLIALVAFILYRKMVRPQLMRKREAEKAAVEAAEQRAAAAQEEEAYSVQLSKDEQDAERKSNNRMSAEVMSQRIRDMSENDPRIVALVIREWMSKEL from the coding sequence ATGAATGCGAGCGCAGCCGCTACACAGGATTCAGCAAAAAAAGGTTTCAGTGACCTTGTCGCTCGCCTGCGCGCTAACCCGCGTATCCCCCTTATCGTTGCCGCCGCAGCCGCTATCGCCATCGTTATGGCGCTGGTGCTGTGGGCGAAAGCGCCCGATTACCGTGTGCTGTACAACAATCTCTCTGATGAAGATGGCGGCGCGATTGTTACCCAGCTCACCCAGATGAACATCCCTTATCGCTTCGCCGACAACGGCGGCGCGCTGATGGTGCCGGCGGAAAAGGTGCACGAGCTGCGCCTGCGTCTGGCGCAGCAGGGGCTGCCGAAAGGCGGATCGGTGGGCTTTGAGCTGCTCGATCAGGAGAAGTTCGGCATCAGCCAGTTCAGCGAGCAGGTGAACTACCAGCGCGCGCTGGAAGGCGAGCTGGCGCGCACTATCGAAACCTTAGGGCCGGTGAAAACGGCGCGCGTGCATCTGGCGATGCCGAAGCCGACGCTGTTCGTGCGCGAGCAGAAATCGCCTTCCGCCTCGGTCACCCTGAATCTGCAGCCTGGCCGCGCGCTCGATGAGGGCCAGATCCAGGCCATCGTGCATATGGTCTCCAGCAGCGTGGCGGGCCTTCCGCCGGGCAACGTTACCGTGGTCGATCAGAGCGGACGCCTGCTGACGCGTTCCGACAGCGAAGGTCGCGACCTCAACGACGCGCAGCTGAAATATACCGCCGAAGTGGAAGCGCGCTACCAGCAGCGCATCGAAGCGATCCTGAACCCGATTCTCGGCCAGGGCAACGTACACGCGCAGGTGACGGCGCAGATCAACTTCGACAAGAGCGAGCAGACCGACGAGAAGTATCAGCCGAACGGCAACCCGAACAGCACCGCTATCCGCTCGCGTCAGACCAGCACCAGCGATCAGAGCGGTAGCCCTTATCCGGGCGGCGTGCCGGGCGCCCTCTCCAACCAGCCTGCGCCAGCCAACACCGCGCCGGTTAACGCGCCTAACGGTCAGAATGGACAAAACGCGCAGAACGGCCAGCAGAACAACGCCAACAGCAGCACCACCAGCACGGCGAACAGCAGCGTGCCGACCAACTCGCGCCGCGACGATACTGTGAACTACGAGCTGGACCGCACCATTCGCCACACCAAAATGAACGTTGGTGACGTGCAGCGCCTCTCGGTCGCGGTGGTGGTTAACTATCGCGCCGACGACAAAGGCAAGGCGATCGCCCTTAACGAGCAGCAGCTGAAGCAGGTCGAAGCGCTGACGCGCGAAGCGATGGGCTACTCCCAGCCGCGCGGCGACAGCGTTAACGTGGTCAACTCCGAGTTCACCGCAGCCGACCCAACCAGCGGCGACCTGCCGTTCTGGCAGCAGCAGGCCTTCTTCGATCAGATGATGAACGTCGGCAAATGGCTGTTGATTGCGCTGGTCGCCTTTATCCTCTATCGCAAAATGGTGCGTCCGCAGCTGATGCGTAAGCGCGAAGCGGAAAAAGCCGCTGTGGAAGCCGCTGAACAACGCGCCGCCGCCGCACAAGAGGAAGAAGCCTACAGCGTACAGCTCAGCAAAGATGAGCAGGATGCAGAGCGCAAGTCTAACAACCGCATGAGCGCCGAGGTGATGAGCCAGCGCATCCGCGACATGTCCGAGAACGATCCGCGCATCGTTGCGCTGGTTATCCGCGAATGGATGAGTAAAGAACTATGA
- the fliI gene encoding flagellar protein export ATPase FliI: MTSRLSRWLGALDAFETRIAQVQPVRRYGRLTRATGLVLEATGLQLPLGATCVIERNDGKNLTEVESEVVGFNGQKLFLMPLEEVDGILPGARVYARDSGHSGKQLLLGPELLGRVLDGSGKPLDGLPSPDTGYRAPLITPPFNPLQRTPITDVLDTGVRAINALLTVGRGQRMGLFAGSGVGKSVLLGMMARYTQADVIVVGLIGERGREVKDFIENILGAEGRARSVVIAAPADVSPLLRMQGAAYATRIAEDFRDRGQHVLLIMDSLTRYAMAQREIALAIGEPPATKGYPPSVFAKLPALVERAGNGTHGGGSITAFYTVLTEGDDQQDPIADSARAILDGHIVLSRRLAEAGHYPAIDIEASISRAMTALIDEDHYARVRQFKQLLSSFQRNRDLVSVGAYAAGSDPMLDKAIRLYPQMEAFLQQGIFERSHYDDACLHLHALFG, encoded by the coding sequence ATGACCTCGCGACTTTCCCGCTGGCTGGGGGCGCTCGACGCCTTTGAAACCCGCATTGCCCAGGTGCAGCCGGTGCGCCGCTACGGCCGTCTGACCCGCGCCACCGGTCTGGTGCTGGAGGCGACCGGCCTGCAGCTGCCGCTCGGCGCCACCTGCGTTATCGAACGCAACGACGGCAAGAATCTCACCGAAGTTGAAAGCGAAGTGGTGGGCTTTAACGGCCAGAAACTTTTTCTGATGCCGCTGGAAGAGGTCGACGGCATTCTGCCCGGCGCGCGCGTCTATGCGCGCGACAGCGGCCACAGCGGCAAACAGCTGCTGCTTGGCCCGGAGCTGCTGGGCCGCGTGCTCGACGGCAGCGGCAAGCCGCTCGACGGACTGCCGTCGCCTGATACCGGCTACCGCGCGCCGCTGATCACCCCGCCCTTCAACCCGCTCCAGCGTACGCCGATTACCGACGTGCTCGATACCGGCGTGCGCGCCATTAACGCCCTGCTCACCGTGGGACGCGGCCAGCGTATGGGCCTGTTCGCGGGTTCCGGCGTCGGCAAGAGCGTGCTGCTCGGCATGATGGCGCGCTACACCCAGGCGGATGTGATCGTGGTCGGGCTGATCGGCGAACGCGGCCGCGAAGTAAAAGACTTTATTGAAAACATTCTCGGCGCCGAAGGCCGCGCGCGTTCGGTGGTGATCGCCGCCCCCGCGGACGTCTCGCCGCTGCTGCGTATGCAGGGTGCCGCCTACGCCACGCGCATCGCCGAAGATTTCCGCGATCGCGGCCAGCACGTGCTGCTGATTATGGACTCCCTGACGCGCTACGCCATGGCGCAGCGCGAGATCGCGCTGGCCATCGGCGAGCCGCCCGCGACCAAAGGCTATCCGCCATCGGTGTTCGCCAAGCTGCCAGCGCTGGTGGAGCGCGCCGGTAACGGCACGCACGGCGGCGGCTCGATTACCGCCTTCTATACCGTACTGACCGAAGGCGACGATCAGCAGGATCCTATCGCCGACTCGGCGCGCGCCATCCTCGACGGCCATATCGTGCTGTCGCGTCGGCTGGCCGAGGCGGGCCACTACCCGGCGATCGATATCGAAGCCTCTATCAGCCGCGCCATGACCGCGCTGATCGACGAGGATCACTACGCGCGGGTGCGGCAGTTTAAACAGCTGCTCTCCAGCTTCCAGCGCAACCGCGACCTGGTCAGCGTGGGTGCCTACGCGGCGGGCAGCGATCCGATGCTGGACAAGGCGATCCGTCTCTATCCGCAGATGGAAGCCTTTCTGCAACAGGGCATTTTTGAACGTAGCCACTACGACGACGCCTGCCTGCATCTGCATGCGCTGTTCGGCTAA
- the fliJ gene encoding flagellar export protein FliJ, giving the protein MKSASAIDTLRDLAEQDLEKAVMHLGDMRRGVRQADEQLTMLLDYQDEYRNKLNSDMSGGIATTRWTNYHQFIQTLEKAIEQHRSQLNHWNQRLEQALSSWREKQQRLNAYQTLIGRAADNALRVENRLDQKRMDEYAQRAALRKGE; this is encoded by the coding sequence ATGAAAAGCGCCAGTGCCATCGACACGCTGCGCGATTTAGCGGAGCAGGATCTGGAAAAGGCGGTAATGCACCTCGGCGATATGCGCCGCGGCGTGCGCCAGGCGGACGAGCAGCTCACCATGCTGCTCGACTATCAGGATGAGTACCGCAACAAGCTGAACAGCGATATGTCGGGCGGTATCGCCACGACGCGCTGGACCAACTACCACCAGTTTATTCAGACGCTGGAAAAAGCGATCGAGCAGCACCGCTCGCAGCTCAACCACTGGAACCAGCGGCTGGAGCAGGCGCTCTCCAGCTGGCGCGAAAAGCAGCAGCGTCTCAACGCCTATCAGACGCTGATCGGCCGCGCGGCGGACAACGCATTACGAGTAGAAAACCGTCTCGATCAGAAACGGATGGATGAATATGCCCAACGGGCCGCATTGAGGAAAGGCGAATGA
- a CDS encoding GtrA family protein: MIKLFTRYMSIGIVNTLIHWMVFTVFYAEGQSQSISNFIAFCCAVTFSFFANAKWTFAAKITTIRYLLYLFFMGGMASAVGLYADRIQANPVITLISFSAISLICGFLYSKYVVFKDR; the protein is encoded by the coding sequence ATGATCAAGCTCTTCACTCGCTATATGTCTATCGGCATAGTCAATACGCTGATTCACTGGATGGTCTTTACTGTTTTTTATGCAGAGGGGCAGTCTCAGTCCATATCAAATTTTATAGCTTTCTGCTGCGCAGTAACGTTCTCTTTCTTCGCAAATGCCAAATGGACATTTGCCGCTAAAATCACAACTATCCGTTACTTACTTTATCTTTTTTTCATGGGCGGCATGGCGTCGGCAGTTGGTCTTTATGCTGACCGAATTCAGGCTAACCCTGTTATTACTCTGATTTCATTTTCTGCAATTAGCTTAATTTGTGGTTTTTTATACTCTAAATATGTCGTTTTTAAGGATCGATAA
- a CDS encoding glucosyltransferase domain-containing protein codes for MKVNRLVSIKIDETGRNNALLIMLSFCFFIMLLGCSRTMFGVYMPDDYLLASQKMPMSFYLNQGRFIQAIITGLFNYFNFNIISSSPIFTPLFFLFTSLSSSLFVLSIIPHKNSLILSCLLSGTIVSHPVFSMMAVYHLAVVCFSLCMLCVVAYIITFNEYLKNKTKRSALLPCFFLVVICGNYQPAFLVIVIYSVIKVTIPENKIITINNLKALFPVALGLIVYAGDAANLLI; via the coding sequence ATGAAAGTCAATAGATTGGTTTCCATTAAAATAGATGAAACAGGACGTAATAATGCTTTATTAATTATGCTATCCTTTTGTTTTTTTATAATGCTTCTTGGGTGCTCAAGAACAATGTTTGGAGTTTACATGCCAGACGATTATCTATTGGCATCCCAAAAAATGCCAATGTCATTCTATCTTAATCAGGGTCGATTTATTCAAGCCATAATAACAGGCCTATTTAACTATTTCAATTTCAATATAATTTCATCTAGCCCTATATTTACACCCTTATTTTTCTTATTCACTTCGCTTTCCTCATCATTATTTGTATTGTCAATAATACCACACAAAAATTCATTAATATTATCATGTTTGCTTTCTGGCACAATTGTTAGTCATCCTGTATTTAGCATGATGGCTGTCTATCATCTTGCTGTGGTTTGTTTTTCTTTATGCATGCTTTGCGTGGTTGCCTATATAATTACATTCAATGAATACTTGAAAAATAAAACCAAACGATCTGCCTTGTTACCATGTTTTTTCTTAGTTGTTATTTGTGGAAATTACCAACCTGCCTTTTTGGTTATTGTAATATACTCAGTCATTAAGGTTACTATCCCTGAGAATAAAATAATTACAATTAACAACTTGAAAGCTTTATTTCCAGTAGCCTTGGGGTTGATAGTATATGCTGGTGATGCTGCCAACTTACTGATTTAG